The DNA region AAGTTGATATGAGAATCTAAAAGCAATAAGAATTTATCTTTAGCTTCTGAGTATGAATGGCTAGCATAATAGTAACATGCTAAGAAAAAATTATACTCCCCGTAATAGTGATGATTTGGAAGAAATACCCTCTCACCTAAGGACAATAAGTAGTCCATAGTTTGTAAATCTCCGCGATCTTGACATGTTTGTAAAAGGGTGAAATACGCATATTGAGCTGTTGTAGAGTACAGATATCTTCCCCTATCTATTAGTACTTCAAGTTCACGTATACCTTGATCATAATCCCAAGGAAGTTGGTATAAAGCGTGGGCTAAAAGGACTGTATCTACCTCAGAAGACCGGTTAACGAGTCCGCCAGCAATTTTATCTACCAACCGATCAATAGAATGTCTGTAATCATCCTCAGCTCGACAATACCTTAGTAACAGGTCTCCGAAATCTACGTTTTCCTCAGAAGATTTTCTTAAATGCAATTCTAAAAAGGTCTTTCTTAAAAAATGAGTTTCTATCTCCGAGATATCCGGATGAGGGCTACATGTACCGTCTTCTATACTTTCTTGTAAAAGACTATACAATTTTAAAGCTTCGTCATACTTCCCACATTCTTTCGTTAATAAAATCTCTTGTTTTCGATCTTCATAACTACTATGTAAAGTCATGTTATATAACTTTAACAATAGCTTATCTTCGAGGTTGTTTACCCAATTTAGGGGGATATCTAATTGGGGAATTAAATTTCCTAAAGAAACCTTCTCAGGATTCAACAGCTGCCAAGAAAGCCTGATACTGTTCTTGACATTAGGAGGGATGGTAGCTACTACTAGTAATCTTTTAATTTCATCTTGGCCAGCTGATTTATCTCCTTTCTTCATGATTTTTCTAGCATATTGTTGGACAAGATGACTAATCGTATCCCAGTCTCTAGGAGATAATATCAATTTATCCTCTAGAATACGATCTACAAACTCAGAGAACTCTTTATGGCAACAACTTTCAGATTCTAAAATAGCATGCATATCAGCACAGAAATGCCCAAAAGGGACGTTCTTAGATAAAGCTGCTGCTACACATAATTGCTGACTAAAGCACAGCAACGATAAAACAATTATAAAAGCACGCATATACAATGTGGCGAATAAAACCTCAGATTACTGTTCAGGTAAGACTTCAGAAACTATTCTTTTTATTAAAATTATTAGCTGACTATATCGAGTCTTAAAAAAATTGATATACTTGGCTACTTTTCTCCACCCTTATTTATCCTAGCGAAATACAATTCTAGATACGCTTAACGCACGTAATTGTGAATTACTAAAACGTGAAACACACCCTATTTCCACACCAATATTTAAAATATAAAACAACTCTAAGGGTTCTAAAAAACAAAAAACACTGATCATAGAGTCTTTATCATCCGCTTTTTTTATCTATTCTCAGCATACTTCAAACAAAATTAACATATTGATAAACAAAGAAGAACAGGTGTTATCAAAACTGCCAACTATTCTCGACACAAATTTTTTTGTAAAAAAATGGTTGCATGAATTTGAACAAACAAACTAATTAGAAATTAAAACAGGTAAAAATAGTTTTAAAACAACAACTAGAGGACGCTTTTCATGGCGCTAAAGGATACGGCAAAAAAAATGAAAGATCTTTTGGATAGTATCCAACAAGATCTAGAAAAAGCTGAGAAAGGAAACAAAGCAGCAGCTCAACGGGTTCGTACTGACTCCATTAAACTAGAAAAAGTTGCTAAATTATATAGAAAGGAATCTATTAAAGCTGAAAAAGCTGGTTTAATGAAACGTAAACCCGCTACAAAAACAGCTGCAAAATCTAAAAAAGCTGCGGTAAAAAAATCTACTAAAGCTCCCGTCAAGGCAAAAGCTAAAGTGAAGACCAAAGCAAAATCTCCAGTAAGAAAAGCCCCTGTAAAAACAAAAAAAGTCTCTAGATCTCGCTCTAGAAAATAAAATTCCCTTCTCCTAATTTTTTAGAGGATGTTCCTAAATTTTTTACGATCATCCTCTTTTTTTTTCTAAAAAGCAAAAATACAAGATCTACAAAAATCGTTAAGAAGAGTATCCTCCCTCTGTAGTTTCTTATGATTATATGAATCTTGTAAATACATGGGATGTTCCTTCTCGGACATAAAGAATTGTCGACATTTAAATAGCTGTGGTGGTTGTTCATTCGCACAAACTGACTATTCTTGTTCTTTGAAAGCTAAAGAAGCAATTCTCCACAACCTTTTTTCTCCTCTTATCGTAAAAGACCTTATTTTTCCTGTTATCCCTTGTGAGCCCATTTTACGTGGAAGAAATAAAATTGAGTTTTCCTTTTTTCAGACTGTCAATGGGGAAAAAAGCCTAGGATTCATATCACCTGACAAGCCTAAACGGGGTATCCCTATTTCAGAGTGTCTAATGATCCATGAAGGCGCTATAGAAATCTTGAATCTCACGAGATCTTGGTGGGATAAGCACCCCGAACTAATGGCATATTACCCACCTCTAAATAAAGGCACCCTATGCACCTTAACAGTTCGGTTGGGATCTGACAATAAACAATTCATGGCTATTCTAACAACATCAGCTCGTCCAGAATACGCCATTTCTTCAAACGCTATAGAGTCTTGGAAAACAACCCTTCTTTCTTCTCATCTCCCGATTACTTCCATATTTTGGGAAGAAAAGATCATTCAAAAAGGAGTTCCTACACGTTTTGAGTGCCATTTACTTCATGGAGCGCCTTACATTACGCAAACTCTTACATTCCCAAAAGATCAAAAAAACTCTAACACTTTCCAGATTCGGCCAAAAAGTTTTTTCCAACCACAGCATGTGCAAGCAGCGCGGATCATGGAAATTACAAAAGAATTTATTGAACCAACTGGGGAAGAAA from Chlamydia ibidis 10-1398/6 includes:
- the hctA gene encoding histone H1-like protein HctA, which gives rise to MALKDTAKKMKDLLDSIQQDLEKAEKGNKAAAQRVRTDSIKLEKVAKLYRKESIKAEKAGLMKRKPATKTAAKSKKAAVKKSTKAPVKAKAKVKTKAKSPVRKAPVKTKKVSRSRSRK
- the rlmD gene encoding 23S rRNA (uracil(1939)-C(5))-methyltransferase RlmD, whose product is MGCSFSDIKNCRHLNSCGGCSFAQTDYSCSLKAKEAILHNLFSPLIVKDLIFPVIPCEPILRGRNKIEFSFFQTVNGEKSLGFISPDKPKRGIPISECLMIHEGAIEILNLTRSWWDKHPELMAYYPPLNKGTLCTLTVRLGSDNKQFMAILTTSARPEYAISSNAIESWKTTLLSSHLPITSIFWEEKIIQKGVPTRFECHLLHGAPYITQTLTFPKDQKNSNTFQIRPKSFFQPQHVQAARIMEITKEFIEPTGEETLLDLYCGTGTIGIMLSPYVKKVIGVEIVPDAIDSAKQNIALNHKNNIEVFLEDVKTFCKRNETSTPPDVIVIDPPRCGIQAKVLKYILRISPKKLIYISCNPKTQFEECCLFVENGYSIKKMQPIDQFPHTSHLENIILLERLT